One stretch of Roseimicrobium sp. ORNL1 DNA includes these proteins:
- a CDS encoding LacI family DNA-binding transcriptional regulator, with amino-acid sequence MATAGPSVNATVSLQDIATRAGVSAMTVSRVLRNSPRVAEATKKKVMQAARALKYQPDPHLARMMTMVRSRKAPRVSAVLAVVREGAPQDALHDTAYQYVSIGDIRSRAEKHGYHAEEFWLGRDGITPARLGTVLQARGIEGMIVSPQSSQMLCAQIDYSPFAAVTFGYGLKQPSLHRAAGNMTLGVQMATAQLAARGYKRIGLAVTRWVDDRAEHAYSGAMLHFQQGVPKSARVPILLFPHNDLRKCASVFKEWMKMHKPDALISFDTYVPDWLKQLGLRIPEDIGLVVHDWTHRMKGLAGIYQRRDEVAAAGVDLVATQLLQHERGVPEVPRQILIPPAWMEGGSVRG; translated from the coding sequence ATGGCCACTGCCGGACCCTCTGTGAATGCCACTGTCAGCCTGCAAGACATCGCCACGCGAGCAGGCGTGTCCGCCATGACGGTTTCCCGCGTGTTGCGCAATTCACCCCGTGTGGCGGAGGCGACGAAGAAGAAGGTGATGCAGGCCGCCCGGGCGCTGAAGTACCAGCCGGACCCGCACCTCGCGCGCATGATGACCATGGTGCGCAGCCGCAAGGCCCCGCGTGTGAGCGCCGTGCTGGCCGTGGTGCGGGAGGGCGCACCGCAGGATGCGCTGCATGATACGGCATATCAGTATGTATCCATTGGTGATATCCGCAGCCGAGCCGAGAAGCACGGCTACCATGCGGAGGAGTTCTGGCTGGGTCGGGATGGCATCACGCCCGCACGTCTGGGCACGGTGCTGCAGGCACGCGGCATTGAGGGCATGATCGTCTCACCGCAGTCCTCGCAGATGCTGTGCGCGCAGATTGATTACTCACCCTTTGCCGCCGTGACCTTCGGCTACGGGTTGAAGCAGCCATCATTGCATCGCGCCGCGGGAAACATGACGCTTGGCGTGCAGATGGCCACGGCACAGCTTGCCGCGCGCGGGTACAAGCGCATCGGCCTCGCCGTCACCCGTTGGGTGGATGACCGCGCGGAGCACGCGTACAGCGGCGCCATGCTGCACTTCCAGCAGGGCGTGCCGAAGAGCGCTCGCGTGCCCATCCTGCTTTTCCCGCACAATGACCTGCGCAAGTGTGCCTCCGTCTTCAAGGAGTGGATGAAGATGCACAAGCCCGATGCGCTCATCTCTTTCGACACCTATGTGCCCGACTGGCTGAAACAACTCGGCCTGCGCATCCCGGAGGACATCGGCCTCGTGGTGCATGACTGGACGCATCGCATGAAAGGACTCGCGGGCATCTACCAGCGGCGCGATGAAGTCGCCGCAGCCGGTGTGGATCTGGTGGCCACGCAACTCCTGCAACACGAGCGCGGCGTGCCGGAGGTGCCCCGGCAGATTCTGATACCGCCCGCGTGGATGGAGGGTGGAAGTGTACGAGGGTAA
- a CDS encoding DUF1501 domain-containing protein — protein sequence MHPALSSTSHRFPCSGGRALWAPTRREFVYGLGASVGSVALSTLLAAEEQQKKLGPLAPKEGHVEAKAKRCIFLMMEGGPSHIDTFDPKPVLAKQHLKEFTRTDKQQSAMSGGKRYFVQSPFQFRKAGQSGADMCTLWENLQHVADDLCFYRGCQVDSVNHPTAMYQMNTGNRFGGDPAIGSWTTYGLGSVNQDLPGFVVLPEVSYPQGGSSNWSNGYLPASFQGTPLRAKGSPILDLQPPKGITPELQRANLDLLAKLNQEHLAEHPWHGELSARMENYELAFRMQMQVPGILDLSKEDPKTLEHYGIGNDRTDAFGRKCLLARKLVEQGVRFVQLYAGTWDSHDYIERAHANLIGAVDKPIAALIADLKQRGMLEDTLVVWCGEFGRSPDNGVRGGTAYGRDHNPKAMTIWFAGGGVKAGHTIGATDETGAEAVECVHHVRDLHVTLLRLLGLDDNRLTFYHAGRFKQLSQFGGQVIKELIA from the coding sequence ATGCACCCTGCCCTTTCCAGCACCAGCCATCGCTTCCCTTGTTCGGGAGGACGCGCCCTGTGGGCCCCCACGCGCCGTGAGTTTGTCTATGGGCTCGGCGCGAGCGTGGGCAGTGTCGCCCTTTCCACCCTGCTGGCAGCGGAAGAGCAGCAGAAGAAACTTGGACCACTCGCTCCGAAGGAAGGCCACGTGGAGGCGAAGGCGAAGCGCTGCATCTTCCTCATGATGGAGGGCGGCCCCTCGCACATCGATACCTTTGACCCGAAGCCCGTGCTGGCGAAGCAGCACCTGAAGGAATTCACCCGCACGGACAAGCAGCAGTCCGCCATGTCCGGTGGGAAACGCTACTTCGTGCAGAGCCCCTTCCAGTTCCGCAAGGCCGGCCAGAGCGGCGCGGACATGTGCACGCTGTGGGAAAATCTGCAGCACGTGGCGGATGACCTCTGCTTCTACCGCGGCTGCCAGGTGGACTCGGTGAATCACCCCACCGCCATGTATCAGATGAATACCGGCAACCGCTTCGGCGGCGACCCGGCCATCGGCTCGTGGACCACCTATGGCCTGGGCAGTGTGAATCAGGACCTGCCCGGCTTCGTGGTGCTGCCCGAGGTGAGCTACCCGCAGGGCGGCTCCTCAAACTGGAGCAACGGCTACCTGCCTGCCAGCTTCCAGGGCACCCCGCTGCGCGCGAAGGGCTCGCCCATTCTCGACCTGCAACCGCCCAAGGGCATCACACCCGAGCTGCAGCGCGCGAATCTCGACCTGCTCGCGAAGCTCAATCAGGAGCACCTCGCCGAGCATCCGTGGCACGGCGAACTCTCCGCCCGCATGGAGAACTACGAGCTCGCCTTCCGCATGCAGATGCAGGTGCCGGGCATTCTCGATTTGTCCAAGGAAGACCCGAAGACCCTGGAGCACTACGGCATCGGCAACGACCGCACGGATGCCTTTGGCCGCAAGTGCCTGCTCGCGCGGAAGCTCGTGGAGCAGGGCGTGCGCTTCGTGCAACTCTACGCCGGCACGTGGGACAGTCACGACTACATCGAGCGCGCCCATGCGAACCTCATCGGCGCCGTGGATAAACCCATCGCCGCCCTCATCGCCGACCTGAAGCAGCGCGGCATGCTGGAGGACACCCTCGTGGTGTGGTGCGGTGAATTCGGACGCTCACCCGACAACGGCGTGCGCGGCGGCACCGCTTACGGCCGCGACCACAATCCCAAAGCCATGACCATCTGGTTCGCCGGCGGCGGTGTCAAAGCTGGCCACACCATCGGCGCCACCGATGAAACCGGCGCCGAAGCCGTGGAATGCGTGCACCACGTGCGTGACTTGCACGTGACCCTATTGCGCTTGCTCGGGCTGGATGACAACCGGTTGACGTTTTATCACGCGGGACGCTTCAAGCAGCTGTCGCAGTTTGGCGGGCAGGTGATTAAGGAGTTGATCGCGTAG
- the sufU gene encoding Fe-S cluster assembly sulfur transfer protein SufU, whose amino-acid sequence MLTPEVCEAVLRDHYRNPRHRGVCEGALQREKVENPACGDVVTLTLCLSSEPEPAITCARFEGAGCAASQAGASLVLSMVQGLKTEEASRLLDRFCEVMTSGSADPEAHHEEFGDAGALLSLARFPARVVCATLAAQLLRAVLAEQG is encoded by the coding sequence ATGCTCACCCCGGAAGTCTGTGAAGCCGTCCTCAGAGACCACTACCGCAATCCGCGGCATCGTGGTGTCTGTGAGGGCGCGTTGCAGCGGGAAAAGGTGGAAAATCCGGCGTGCGGAGACGTGGTGACCCTGACTCTCTGCCTTTCTTCCGAGCCGGAGCCGGCCATCACCTGTGCGCGGTTTGAGGGGGCGGGGTGTGCCGCGAGCCAGGCCGGGGCCTCGCTGGTGCTGAGCATGGTACAGGGCCTGAAGACAGAGGAGGCCTCCCGGCTGCTGGACCGTTTCTGTGAAGTGATGACCTCAGGCAGCGCCGACCCGGAAGCGCACCATGAGGAGTTCGGCGACGCGGGCGCGCTGCTCAGCCTGGCACGCTTCCCCGCCCGCGTGGTGTGTGCCACCCTGGCCGCGCAACTCCTCCGGGCCGTACTGGCGGAGCAGGGGTGA
- a CDS encoding ATP-binding cassette domain-containing protein, with protein sequence MIQVKDLRKEFGTKVAVDGVTFNVEKGEVLGFLGPNGAGKSTSMRMVTGYYLPTAGTIHVGGVDMLEEPEKAKRSIGYLPENAPLYSDMSVSAFLSFCAEMRGLYGAARSKAVDKALETCFLGPVRNQSVDTLSKGFRHRTCLAQSIIHDPEVLILDEPTDGLDPNQKHEVRNLIKRMGETKAIIFSTHILEEVEAACSRAIIIDRGKIVADGTPDQLKRRAPGADAVRVVIHGAPGTAIREELGKITGVEKVESTFAEDARFAGRVLPSRKGSHDGLAREIAALAQAKAWKIEELHREEGRLDEMFRALTRSDTA encoded by the coding sequence ATGATACAGGTAAAGGACCTAAGAAAAGAATTTGGAACCAAGGTCGCAGTCGATGGAGTGACCTTCAATGTGGAAAAAGGTGAAGTGCTGGGCTTCCTCGGCCCCAATGGCGCCGGGAAATCCACTTCCATGCGCATGGTCACCGGTTACTACCTTCCCACCGCCGGCACCATTCACGTGGGTGGCGTGGACATGCTGGAGGAACCGGAGAAAGCCAAGCGCAGCATCGGCTACCTGCCCGAGAATGCGCCTCTGTACTCAGACATGAGCGTCTCCGCATTCCTCAGCTTCTGCGCGGAAATGCGTGGCCTCTACGGGGCCGCCCGCTCGAAGGCCGTGGACAAGGCGCTGGAGACCTGCTTCCTCGGCCCGGTGCGAAACCAGAGCGTGGACACCCTGTCCAAGGGCTTCCGCCACCGCACCTGCCTTGCCCAGAGTATTATTCATGATCCGGAAGTGCTCATCCTGGACGAGCCGACCGACGGTCTCGACCCCAATCAGAAGCACGAAGTGCGCAACCTCATCAAGCGCATGGGTGAGACGAAGGCCATCATCTTCTCCACCCACATCCTGGAGGAAGTGGAGGCCGCCTGCTCCCGCGCCATCATCATCGACCGCGGCAAGATTGTGGCGGACGGCACTCCGGACCAGCTCAAGCGGCGCGCCCCCGGCGCCGATGCCGTGCGCGTGGTCATCCATGGTGCCCCCGGCACGGCCATCCGCGAAGAGCTCGGGAAAATCACCGGCGTGGAGAAAGTGGAAAGCACCTTTGCGGAGGATGCCCGCTTCGCTGGCCGTGTGCTGCCCTCCCGCAAGGGCAGCCATGACGGACTCGCCCGCGAAATTGCCGCCCTCGCCCAGGCAAAGGCGTGGAAGATTGAGGAACTGCACCGCGAAGAGGGACGTCTGGATGAGATGTTCCGCGCCCTCACCCGCTCAGATACCGCATGA
- a CDS encoding ABC transporter permease, protein MSPWKNIFAVYKRELLGYFNSPLAYIILVIFLLSVQGFTFIFGGFLAQDNASLTGFFVWHPWIYLMLVPAVGMRLWSEEHRLGTMELLMTMPISSWHAILGKYFAAATVWLVALLLTFPIVWTVFYLGQPDPGPIISGYIASYLYALACLAITSAVSAFTRSQVICFIISVTICLLMFLVGHQPVVDSILKVAPDWLSGPINTISELAFMRHYDYMTKGLIVFRDVLYFASVIAVCLMITHHALQSKRA, encoded by the coding sequence ATGAGTCCCTGGAAAAATATTTTTGCCGTCTACAAGCGCGAGCTGCTCGGCTATTTCAATTCGCCCCTGGCATACATCATCCTCGTCATCTTCCTGCTCTCCGTGCAGGGCTTCACCTTCATCTTCGGTGGTTTTCTCGCCCAGGATAATGCGTCGCTGACGGGCTTCTTCGTCTGGCATCCGTGGATCTACCTCATGCTGGTGCCCGCCGTGGGCATGCGTCTCTGGTCAGAGGAGCATCGCCTCGGCACCATGGAGCTGCTCATGACCATGCCCATCTCCTCGTGGCACGCCATTCTGGGCAAGTACTTCGCGGCGGCCACCGTGTGGCTCGTGGCGCTGCTGCTCACCTTCCCGATTGTGTGGACGGTGTTCTACCTCGGCCAGCCTGACCCTGGCCCCATCATCAGCGGTTACATCGCGAGCTACCTGTATGCCCTGGCCTGCCTGGCCATCACCAGCGCCGTCAGTGCCTTCACCCGCAGCCAGGTGATTTGCTTCATCATTTCCGTGACCATCTGTCTGCTCATGTTCCTGGTGGGACACCAGCCGGTGGTGGACTCCATCCTGAAGGTCGCTCCGGACTGGCTCTCGGGCCCCATCAATACCATCTCCGAGCTCGCCTTCATGAGGCACTATGACTACATGACCAAGGGGCTCATCGTCTTCCGCGACGTGCTCTACTTCGCCAGCGTGATCGCCGTCTGCCTCATGATCACGCACCACGCCCTGCAGAGCAAGCGTGCCTGA
- a CDS encoding GldG family protein gives MKHKATVSALIMVIVIGIIVVLNYIVGYLNFLNPKFDLTEKNIYTLSDGTRHIIDRINPDEPVTMRFYATQDSRIIPQGALNYVTPVRDLLSEIEKESRGKIKLERIDPRPSTEDEDKAIADDITGFNGLDGTSKFYLGLAVEAVDHKEIIPVLNPNDEAQLEYLIARAISKVTAGEHNRLVVGVMSAMPIAAPAMNFPGMPQRTPPPWVFIQHLRQDYDVREIPMTSDSIDADVKILFVVHPAGISDTAQFAIDQFLLKGGKVIAMVDPRSMVAEAVYSSQNQMGMGMPPSAIPPVSDLPKLFKSWGIGYNSSNLVADMTYRLDLGGGRSVPTFLSVGRDGINTSEPLTSELEKIQMFSAGAFEVSTREGITATRLVESSENSSFIDSSEAEKVQTQDITTFQPDGKRKVLAVRLTGTFTTAFPEGAPKAEPAPPGGPKRPGIPGLPPGMSIPGLPGETGGEDKKDAGAPAAAATPAPAPAPAPAPAPAPAANKDASPAPAEKPAETKPAAEEKPAAPAPATAAAPAAEPAKSAGPELLKKSVNNEGMVFLFSDADMLYDVFALQRDQSGRPLPIPSNSNIPMMLNIIEMASGSSDLVAVRSRASSQREFTKMSELMSTVEAKYRPIIEEQNLALAKVVQEIASLSGAKQEQGVVFLNPNKQQLQQLKDTQLEIQKKKRDAEKELKRQKDSLEMKITIANMVGIPLLVIAIGLVLAMRRHSLQAAH, from the coding sequence ATGAAACACAAGGCTACCGTGTCAGCCCTTATCATGGTGATTGTCATCGGCATCATCGTGGTGCTGAACTACATCGTCGGATACCTCAACTTCCTGAATCCCAAGTTCGACCTTACCGAGAAGAACATCTACACCCTCTCGGACGGGACCAGGCACATCATTGATCGCATCAATCCGGATGAGCCGGTGACCATGCGTTTCTATGCCACGCAGGACTCGCGCATCATCCCGCAGGGCGCGCTCAACTATGTGACGCCGGTGCGCGACCTGCTCTCGGAGATCGAGAAGGAGTCGCGTGGCAAGATCAAGCTGGAGCGCATCGACCCCCGTCCCAGCACGGAGGATGAGGACAAGGCCATTGCTGATGACATCACCGGCTTCAATGGCCTGGACGGCACGAGCAAGTTCTACCTCGGTCTCGCCGTCGAAGCAGTGGATCACAAGGAGATCATCCCCGTGCTCAATCCCAATGACGAAGCCCAGCTCGAGTACCTCATCGCCCGAGCCATCTCCAAGGTGACTGCTGGCGAACACAACCGCCTCGTGGTGGGGGTCATGAGCGCCATGCCCATTGCCGCGCCAGCCATGAACTTCCCCGGCATGCCGCAGCGCACGCCACCTCCGTGGGTTTTCATCCAGCATCTGCGTCAGGACTATGATGTGCGTGAGATCCCCATGACCTCCGACAGCATCGATGCGGACGTGAAGATTCTCTTCGTGGTGCACCCCGCGGGCATCAGCGATACCGCCCAGTTCGCCATCGACCAGTTCCTGCTCAAGGGCGGCAAGGTCATCGCCATGGTGGATCCCCGTTCCATGGTGGCAGAGGCGGTGTACAGCAGCCAGAACCAGATGGGCATGGGCATGCCTCCTTCCGCTATCCCACCGGTGTCTGACCTGCCGAAGCTCTTCAAGAGCTGGGGCATCGGGTACAACAGTTCCAATCTGGTGGCAGACATGACGTACCGCCTGGATCTGGGCGGCGGCCGTTCTGTCCCCACCTTCCTCAGCGTGGGTCGGGATGGCATCAACACCAGCGAACCTCTCACCTCCGAGCTTGAGAAGATTCAGATGTTCTCCGCAGGCGCCTTCGAGGTGAGCACGCGGGAGGGCATCACCGCGACCCGCCTCGTGGAATCGTCTGAAAACTCCTCCTTCATCGACAGCAGCGAAGCGGAGAAGGTGCAGACGCAGGACATCACCACCTTCCAACCGGATGGAAAGAGAAAGGTGCTGGCCGTCCGTCTGACTGGAACCTTCACCACCGCCTTCCCGGAGGGAGCTCCCAAGGCAGAACCGGCACCTCCTGGTGGTCCCAAGCGTCCGGGCATTCCCGGCCTTCCTCCTGGCATGAGCATCCCTGGACTCCCGGGTGAAACCGGTGGGGAAGACAAGAAGGACGCTGGCGCGCCTGCCGCCGCCGCCACGCCTGCTCCTGCTCCTGCTCCTGCTCCTGCTCCTGCTCCTGCTCCTGCAGCTAACAAGGACGCTTCACCGGCACCCGCCGAAAAGCCCGCTGAGACCAAGCCCGCAGCCGAGGAAAAGCCTGCAGCCCCTGCACCCGCCACTGCAGCAGCGCCAGCAGCAGAACCCGCCAAATCGGCAGGACCAGAGTTACTGAAGAAGTCCGTGAACAACGAAGGCATGGTGTTCCTCTTTTCCGATGCGGACATGCTCTACGATGTCTTCGCGCTTCAGCGGGACCAGTCCGGTCGTCCACTTCCCATCCCCAGCAACTCGAACATCCCGATGATGCTCAACATCATTGAAATGGCGAGTGGTAGCTCCGACCTCGTGGCTGTGCGCAGCCGCGCCTCCAGCCAGCGTGAGTTCACCAAGATGAGCGAACTCATGTCCACCGTGGAGGCCAAGTACCGGCCCATCATTGAGGAGCAGAACCTTGCCCTCGCGAAGGTGGTGCAGGAAATCGCCAGTCTCTCCGGCGCGAAGCAGGAGCAGGGCGTGGTGTTCCTCAATCCCAACAAGCAGCAGCTTCAGCAGCTCAAGGACACGCAGCTCGAAATCCAGAAAAAGAAGCGCGATGCCGAGAAGGAGTTGAAGAGGCAGAAGGACAGTCTCGAGATGAAAATCACCATCGCCAACATGGTCGGTATCCCGCTGCTGGTCATTGCCATCGGCCTCGTACTGGCCATGCGTCGCCACTCCCTGCAGGCCGCCCACTGA
- a CDS encoding DUF4340 domain-containing protein translates to MKKTAILLVVLVALVGFAFFYKKATDERTSGYSLSKADAREYLLPGIPSDKIRKIVIQDPKGKVTLAVSGNQWVVEERSGHPAAFQKIEHAVQALEDVKIKDRKEVGKTALAKLKVLSPTDAQAGEGAGLEVQLQDEKGAVLGSVVVGSSPKTSGGASSGNMFGGPTPQRFVRTPNDKDTVWVVEDSFDEFQVDAKGWIDTAWPIITGVKSVEVTFPNAADSWKAERKEMNVPFTFVNAPAGEELDTAKASGLDGRVLEGPPSDVLPKDKVTPDTMKGATKAKLVTFDGFTYDVELLEQKKGSEEGSAPGYLVTFKVSADLPKERKPGADEKEEDKKRLDEEFKKHNEGLAAQLAAEQKQQGWVYEVSPYGVSALVKKRSELIRDASSAPAEPAPGADMPGALPAPTVAPRPPRPLSIPPASIARPQPAPAPAEAPAPAPSAEKPAETKPAPSEAKPAETKPAEAKPDAPAAPAPVPAKPDAAPAEKPAEAPSPAPAPSTDKPAESKPASS, encoded by the coding sequence ATGAAAAAAACTGCAATCCTTCTCGTCGTCCTTGTCGCGCTTGTGGGGTTCGCCTTCTTCTACAAGAAGGCGACCGACGAACGCACCAGCGGCTACAGCTTGAGCAAGGCGGATGCGCGTGAGTATCTCCTGCCCGGTATCCCCTCGGACAAAATCCGCAAGATCGTCATCCAGGACCCCAAGGGCAAGGTCACGCTCGCTGTCTCTGGCAATCAGTGGGTCGTGGAAGAGCGCAGTGGTCACCCTGCGGCCTTCCAGAAGATCGAGCACGCCGTGCAGGCGCTGGAAGATGTGAAAATCAAGGACCGCAAGGAAGTCGGCAAGACCGCCCTAGCGAAGCTGAAGGTACTGTCCCCGACGGATGCACAGGCGGGTGAGGGTGCCGGCCTTGAGGTGCAGCTGCAGGATGAAAAAGGCGCGGTGCTCGGCAGCGTGGTGGTGGGCTCCTCTCCCAAAACTTCCGGCGGCGCCTCCAGCGGCAACATGTTCGGCGGACCCACCCCGCAGCGTTTCGTCCGCACGCCCAATGACAAGGACACCGTGTGGGTGGTGGAAGACAGCTTCGATGAATTCCAGGTGGATGCGAAGGGCTGGATCGACACGGCATGGCCCATCATCACGGGTGTGAAGTCTGTGGAGGTCACCTTCCCGAATGCCGCAGACTCGTGGAAGGCAGAGCGCAAGGAAATGAATGTGCCCTTCACCTTTGTGAATGCGCCCGCCGGTGAAGAACTCGACACTGCCAAGGCCTCCGGCTTGGACGGTCGCGTGCTCGAAGGTCCGCCTTCCGACGTGCTGCCCAAGGACAAGGTCACCCCGGATACCATGAAGGGTGCCACCAAGGCGAAGCTCGTGACCTTCGACGGATTCACCTATGATGTGGAACTGCTCGAACAGAAGAAGGGAAGCGAGGAAGGCTCCGCACCCGGGTATCTGGTGACCTTCAAGGTCTCTGCGGACCTCCCCAAGGAACGCAAGCCCGGCGCCGATGAGAAGGAGGAGGACAAGAAGCGCCTGGACGAAGAGTTCAAGAAACATAACGAGGGACTCGCCGCGCAGCTGGCAGCCGAGCAGAAGCAACAAGGCTGGGTCTATGAAGTCTCGCCGTACGGCGTGAGTGCCCTGGTGAAGAAGCGTAGCGAGCTGATCCGCGATGCATCCTCCGCACCCGCCGAGCCTGCGCCCGGCGCCGACATGCCCGGAGCTTTGCCGGCGCCCACCGTGGCCCCCAGGCCGCCCAGGCCCCTCTCCATCCCTCCTGCTTCCATCGCCAGGCCGCAACCTGCGCCGGCACCTGCAGAAGCTCCCGCTCCCGCACCGAGTGCGGAGAAGCCTGCTGAAACGAAGCCCGCACCTTCCGAGGCGAAGCCTGCTGAAACCAAACCCGCGGAAGCAAAGCCCGACGCGCCTGCTGCACCAGCGCCTGTTCCCGCCAAGCCTGACGCTGCTCCTGCTGAAAAGCCCGCAGAAGCACCATCTCCTGCTCCCGCACCGAGCACCGACAAACCTGCTGAGTCCAAGCCCGCCTCGTCCTAG
- a CDS encoding cob(I)yrinic acid a,c-diamide adenosyltransferase, with protein sequence MSITTRRGDTGETDLLFGCRVQKDYPRIDAIGCVDELNAALGVVRLTATGEAALREVPLMQKTLIALMGELATPPGQETRYAETHPQRVDAATVQHLDELVRELEKAGALQFKGWALPGEAGSLSGAHCDVARTVCRRAERAVVSLNSTPEAVPNEEIVRYLNRLSDVLWLMARIEEKAAPSGE encoded by the coding sequence ATGTCCATCACCACCCGGCGCGGCGACACTGGCGAAACTGACCTGCTCTTTGGCTGCCGGGTGCAGAAGGACTATCCACGCATCGATGCCATCGGCTGTGTGGATGAATTGAATGCCGCCCTCGGCGTCGTACGCCTCACTGCCACCGGAGAAGCCGCTCTCCGCGAAGTGCCGCTCATGCAGAAGACGCTCATCGCCTTGATGGGTGAACTCGCCACGCCCCCCGGGCAGGAGACTCGCTACGCGGAGACACATCCGCAGCGTGTCGATGCCGCCACCGTACAGCATCTGGATGAACTGGTGCGCGAATTGGAGAAGGCCGGCGCGCTCCAATTCAAAGGCTGGGCTCTTCCTGGTGAAGCTGGTTCACTCAGCGGCGCCCATTGCGATGTCGCCCGCACCGTGTGCCGCCGAGCTGAGCGCGCCGTGGTGAGTCTCAACAGCACCCCTGAGGCCGTGCCGAATGAAGAGATTGTCCGCTACCTCAACCGTCTCTCAGACGTACTCTGGCTGATGGCGCGCATCGAGGAGAAGGCAGCGCCGTCCGGTGAATGA
- a CDS encoding NAD(P)-dependent alcohol dehydrogenase: MKAWQIQRPEGPQGLELVELEAPKPGPHEVLVRIRAVSLNYRDFGTTKRERPGNLPLPFTICSDGAGEVLEVGAGVTRWKSGDRVIPLFFQHWPAGGMTHAVMKSALGGALQGVLAEQVLIREDGLVRLPDSLTFAQAATLPCAGLTAWNALVGHGHLQSGDTVLTLGTGGVSLFALQFAKMHGARVIITSSSDEKLARAKELGADEGINYKTKPDWEREAFALTCKRGVDHVIELGGAGTLQKSLDAVRYGGRVSVIGVLTGFEGTVNPWPIIARSLTVQGIYVGNREHMEAMLRAIELHKLQPVIDRVFSFAEARAAFEHMAAGAHFGKIVIEA; encoded by the coding sequence ATGAAAGCATGGCAAATTCAGAGACCCGAGGGTCCGCAGGGACTGGAATTGGTGGAGCTGGAAGCTCCCAAGCCTGGACCGCATGAAGTGCTCGTACGCATCCGTGCGGTTTCGTTGAACTATCGAGACTTCGGCACCACGAAGCGTGAACGTCCGGGAAATCTACCGCTGCCCTTCACCATCTGCTCAGACGGGGCAGGGGAAGTGCTGGAGGTTGGCGCTGGTGTCACGAGGTGGAAATCAGGAGACCGCGTCATACCCTTGTTCTTCCAGCACTGGCCCGCAGGCGGCATGACCCATGCCGTGATGAAGTCCGCCCTCGGCGGCGCACTTCAGGGGGTGCTCGCGGAGCAGGTGCTCATTCGTGAAGATGGACTCGTGCGCCTGCCGGATTCACTGACCTTCGCACAAGCGGCCACGTTGCCCTGCGCCGGACTTACTGCGTGGAATGCACTCGTCGGTCACGGCCATCTGCAATCTGGTGACACCGTGCTCACCCTCGGTACCGGTGGTGTGTCCCTGTTCGCCTTGCAGTTCGCGAAGATGCATGGAGCACGCGTCATCATCACCAGCAGCAGCGACGAGAAACTCGCACGTGCGAAGGAACTCGGCGCGGATGAAGGCATCAACTACAAGACCAAGCCCGACTGGGAACGTGAAGCCTTTGCGCTCACCTGCAAGCGCGGCGTGGACCACGTCATCGAACTCGGTGGTGCGGGTACCTTGCAGAAGTCGCTCGATGCTGTGCGCTATGGCGGTCGCGTGAGCGTCATTGGCGTGCTCACCGGGTTCGAGGGCACCGTGAATCCCTGGCCCATCATCGCCCGCAGCCTCACCGTGCAGGGCATCTACGTGGGCAACCGCGAGCACATGGAAGCCATGCTGCGCGCCATCGAGTTGCACAAGCTGCAACCTGTGATCGACCGCGTCTTCAGTTTCGCTGAAGCCCGTGCCGCTTTCGAACACATGGCGGCTGGAGCCCACTTCGGCAAGATTGTGATCGAGGCGTAG
- a CDS encoding SMI1/KNR4 family protein, which yields MTAEEFKQQFGLTLPSVYLEKASQSDEIAGYDYVPGPRYKEFNAEYESGEQASVHNATLLFLTSSVAGMLMPSSLEMLRYYRDLPDQFLPIAAIGNGDYVLCDTEAQNSNRGTGIFYWDHESGDMFPIAESLESFYGSLEKVNWDE from the coding sequence ATGACCGCGGAGGAATTCAAACAACAATTTGGGCTCACGTTGCCTTCAGTCTACCTTGAGAAGGCGTCGCAGTCGGATGAGATCGCAGGCTATGATTACGTTCCAGGTCCGCGGTACAAAGAATTCAATGCAGAATACGAATCTGGTGAGCAGGCTTCCGTCCACAACGCCACGCTGCTATTTCTCACCAGTTCAGTTGCCGGCATGTTGATGCCGAGTTCTTTGGAGATGCTCCGGTACTACAGGGACCTGCCTGACCAATTTCTCCCCATCGCCGCCATTGGAAATGGTGACTACGTACTGTGCGACACTGAGGCGCAAAACTCCAATCGAGGGACGGGAATTTTTTACTGGGACCACGAGTCAGGAGACATGTTCCCTATCGCAGAGTCGCTGGAGAGCTTTTATGGAAGCCTGGAGAAGGTGAATTGGGACGAGTGA